In one Lycium barbarum isolate Lr01 chromosome 7, ASM1917538v2, whole genome shotgun sequence genomic region, the following are encoded:
- the LOC132602875 gene encoding transcription factor IBH1-like 1 — protein MRNPSSLKQEFLKKWIKGLQICSATKKKMSIMERRKAIKVSADIAMASTRKSTTYWSHALMANASKDDTNKIIIENILGNDDDNSKRIIFKKASMGISMSQKRIVRSKKIVRNSCKISRRARKISPSTIAKKLVKKRTQVLKSLVPGGEYMDDASLIKETLDYIISLRVQVDVMRHLANNASHEINDPKTSS, from the coding sequence ATGAGGAATCCTAGTTCACTCAAGCAAGAATTTCTCAAGAAATGGATAAAGGGTCTTCAAATATGTAGTGCTACAAAGAAAAAGATGAGTATAATGGAGAGGAGAAAAGCTATAAAAGTTTCAGCAGATATAGCAATGGCTTCTACAAGAAAATCCACTACTTATTGGAGCCATGCCCTCATGGCCAATGCTTCAAAAGATGACACAAACaaaatcatcatagaaaatattcttggaaatgatgatgataattctAAGCGAATTATTTTCAAGAAAGCTTCAATGGGAATTTCTATGTCTCAAAAGAGAATTGTTAGAAGCAAGAAAATTGTGAGAAATAGTTGCAAAATTTCAAGAAGAGCAAGAAAGATTTCTCCAAGTACTATAGCAAAAAAATTGGTGAAAAAAAGAACACAAGTTCTTAAAAGTCTTGTTCCTGGTGGAGAATATATGGATGATGCTTCTTTAATTAAAGAAACCCTAGATTATATTATTTCATTAAGAGTTCAAGTTGATGTTATGAGGCATCTTGCTAATAATGCTAGCCATGAGATTAATGATCCAAAAACAAGTTCATAG